ATGATACAGCAAAACCGCCATTTCTCAAGAGAGGGGAAAGAAAAAATCATGGACAAATCGGTGCGCGATATGGATTTTTTCGGGGCAACCCTCTCAGAACACATTCCCTCTCTTTCCCGGTATATATTTCTTGAGCGTGGCATTGAGCGTGAACGAATAGCCGCTCACCTTGAAGGCGGGGATGACCGCTTTTACCGGGAAAAAACCGTAATCCTTCGCGAGGTAGATGGTGATGCCGGTCTTCGTGTCGCGTGCTGCGATGGTATCGACACGGCGGAATCGCCCTTTCATGGCCACATCGATGACGCCCTTTTCCTCATACGTGATATTAAGCTTCCGCTGATTCCCGAAATCGTCAGCCCAGTTCACATCGAGCGGCTTCGTCTTGTCGACGACGCGAAGGAGATACAGGAGCGATATGATGTCGAACGTGTTCGCATCGTTTATCACATATCGATTGCCGGCGGGCGCGTATTTATGGTAGAATATACCGTAGCCCTGATCGGAAAAATAGAGGTTCGTCACCGAATCGATATGCTGCCCTTCATGCACGCGCTTCTCGATGCGATAGGTGCGCATGTCGGAGGCGTCGAACCAGGTGATGAAGATATCGTGCAGCTGATAGAGATCGGATATGAGATCGAGCGAATGCGTCTCTGCGCGGGCCACGTACACGCGTCTGCCGTTGAGAGCGGCGTAGTCCTGCAGTTCTATCGTTACCGTGCCGACAGTGCCGGTGACGGCGGGCATTTCCGCGATGGACACTTCCACATCGTAGATAATGGTCTCGCCGAGCTCGAAGGGCATCATGTTCGTGTTCGATAGGGCCCCGTTCGTATCGCCCATCGCAAGCGTGTTCGAGGAGAGCGATGCGAGATTGGTCATCGCATTGCTTGCAGCGGTATTCGTCTCGACGGGTGTATCTTCGATGATCTCCTTCACCACGGTGACGGCAAATTTCTCTTCCATTCGGGCGGCGTGTTCATTGCTCGCCGTCGTCGCCGCCGGCGCAGTGCGTTTACCCCCGCGGAGAAGATTTACAATGATATTATTGTCGCGCACCAGATCGAGCCCGGTATCCGCGGGACCGAATACGGCACGATTAGCCGCCTGGAAAGCAATAATATGAAGGATGAACGAAAGTATGATGTAGAATGCCGCAGAACCGGCGGCGATGGAAAGAAGCCGCTTTACCCGCGCAAGAACGGATAGAAGTGCTTCGAGGAAGGGCTTCATCACAATGATGCGCTCAATTGTTCCCCGGCTTTATTTCCTGCACCCCGGCCTTCTTCGCCTGATCGATGAGCCAGGCTCCGATGGAATAAGCAATGTCGGGGCGCAGTTCCATCCCGACCTGCATTTCCCGCACGGTGCTCTCCCCCGAACGGCCTACCTCGATGATGGACCCCGGCGATACCTGCAGCGTTACCGATTCGGGTATCTCTTTCTTTTCTACGTAGAAATCGATGGAGAGATTGCCCGCCGCGTTAAG
The sequence above is a segment of the Spirochaetota bacterium genome. Coding sequences within it:
- a CDS encoding DUF3108 domain-containing protein; the protein is MKPFLEALLSVLARVKRLLSIAAGSAAFYIILSFILHIIAFQAANRAVFGPADTGLDLVRDNNIIVNLLRGGKRTAPAATTASNEHAARMEEKFAVTVVKEIIEDTPVETNTAASNAMTNLASLSSNTLAMGDTNGALSNTNMMPFELGETIIYDVEVSIAEMPAVTGTVGTVTIELQDYAALNGRRVYVARAETHSLDLISDLYQLHDIFITWFDASDMRTYRIEKRVHEGQHIDSVTNLYFSDQGYGIFYHKYAPAGNRYVINDANTFDIISLLYLLRVVDKTKPLDVNWADDFGNQRKLNITYEEKGVIDVAMKGRFRRVDTIAARDTKTGITIYLAKDYGFFPVKAVIPAFKVSGYSFTLNATLKKYIPGKRGNVF